GCCAGATTTGGCAAAAAAGAATTGGCAAAATTGGTTTCATGCCAGCCACCATCTTGAAAAAATATGTGTATGTCTTTTTATCTTGTGAGTAAATCACTTTTGGCTCAAGTATCAAGTAGTGTACATATGTACAGTTTCGAGGTACTTGCATTTTACtagtttatttccattttctgctacatttTTCTTATTACATACACACTACTTCACTACACACCAAAGAGAAATAGAggatttttacatttatttgatatttttaggTACTGGTTACTTTGCAGCTTCATATTAATAAtagaaaatcaaaaataaaagcctaAATGTATGTCTATATATTTAAAATAGTTAAAACGAGCCCCACCTATAACAGTTTAAACATTAGCATGGTGTACATACTAATGAAGGCtattgttaataataataataacactccaataatatacagtacattattATGAAATGGGTCATACTGTATAAtgggtacttttacttttggtaatTAAAgtttgatgctaatactttcatgcttttatttattttattaagatTTTGACTTGTAATAGAGTATTAGAGTACTCTTGTAATAGAGTACTTCTCAGATCTGCAAAAGCATGCAGTGTTTTACAGAAGAATCTTGAGTTATTAATCCCCACAGTTCTTACATCCATACCTGCTTGAATTTTGCATAATAGTTTTTGACctaatgttaatattttcatcatattttaacaaaatctaaattaatttaacatAACTTTGTCTTGTCCTTCTTCAACTAGCAGTTATAAAATGGATTGGACATAAGACAAAAGATTTTAGCAATATATGACTAGTTAGCTACTCTTTCTATATGATGTGAGGACGTGACTGTGATGTTTTGTTACTCTCTGATCATCACTTTGACATGTTTGATGTCATTAGGTGGGTCGCTCCCTGTTGGCCTGTGGGAGCTGTGGTCCTGACGAGTACTGCAGCTTCAGCAGTGGTCATCCTCGCTGTGACAAATGTACCATCTGTCCTGCCGGCTTTTTCCTGGTGGCCCAGTGTTCAGTCCATGCAGACAGAATCTGCCAGGTTAGCACACCTATCATGTTACAGTATGACAGTAGAGTCCATGAACATAAGACACAGGACTCATACACTGACAAAACTTTCTCTTAAAGCATGAGAGGAAGTTTGTGTCAGTGGAGCCCTGAGTTGCAGCATACGCTAATTACATTCTACTGCTTTCCCACTGAATGCTATGTTAAGACAAATGTATGTTTCTCATACAAGTACTCACATTTTATAGCTGatttaaaattgttaaaattgattcaaaatttcagtttattaatcATTACAGGACAGAGATGAATGCCTTGAAATAAGTGATCTGTGTGGAGATCAACAGAAGTGCCTCAATACTCCAGGTAACATGAATTACTGAAAACCTTTGTCAACGTTGTCTGAATTTGATTACAACTCTTATTTCACTAAAACTGTACAATAAGACATTTTATGATTGTCATCATGCTAGGACTTTCCTATGTTCCATTTAATGAATTACTGACTGATTATTTACAGAGACTGACACTGAAATATGTGTAAAACTAACACTCAATTCTTTCCCCACATCGTCAGGTGGATTCAGATGTCAGGGAATGACAGAGCATGATGCCAAGTCAGGAATGTGTGGCCATGGCTACTTCTACAACTCGGACATGGATGAGTGTCAGGCCTGTAATGAGTGTGATGGAGTGATCACGACTTCACCTTGTACCTTCACCACAGACACCATCTGCTCTGGCCCTGCTGCCGGTGACAGtgccctctctctttcctgggCTGGAGATGTAAGTCTGCCTCCCACAACAGGCCACATCCTTAGTCATGCTTTTTCTAGCGTGCAGCTTCACATCCAGGGAAGACGTGATGCAGGTCTGGTGTCCCCTGAAGATGGGCGCTTGGTACTCAGGCAGCATGGACTGGTCTGGCTGGATGAGAATCTCTCGGTGAGCCATGGCTGTCGTAGTTTCATTCAGGTGTGTCTGCGTATGAACAACACAGACAGTTCTGAAGATCGAGACGTCAGTGGCATTAGGATCGAGCAGCAGGAGGGAAGGGCGCTACAGAGCACCAGCATCAGTGGGGTTGCAGAAGTCGCTCCAGGTCACATgatttccctcttcctccgaAGCGCTAGCCAACACTGTAACCAAAGCAGTGAAGGTCTGCAGCTGTACAACCCTTCAGCTTCTCCGCTCAGTCTCCTCTGGCTCTCTCATGACACCGGTGCTGTTGCTATGACAGCCCAGGCCATGGTGTCTGCACACTATCATACAAACTATCGCCCCGTCTTCCGTATCACTTCCACCTCTGACCCTTATGTTGTGGGGGTTACTCACGATGGCCGTGGGATCCGTTTCACAGAGAGTGGTACCATGCGTTTTGTATTTCAGCAGGCTTTGTACTCCATGGGCCAGGCATGTGTGAGTGAGGGCTTCCAATTGTTGGCGTACCTCAACCAAAATGGAACTGGCATGGAGCTGTGTCGTTCCTTCAAACCAGGTGTCCACTATCGAGACACGTCCATATCTCTGTCTGGAGCATCTAAAGTGGGCCCTGGGGACACACTGGGCTTTGAAATCCTCTCTCCTGCTCAGTGCAATGTACGTTTCTTTGGCGATGAGACAGGCATCAGTACACTCAGCTTAGTTTGGGTCCCTGCTGctatctcttcctctctgtctgcctccgTGGCTCACTTTGGCCTTCCCTCAGGAGCAGTTAGAAACAAGCCTCTGTTGTTCCGTCAGACCAGTGGTCAGGTGTCACAGATTGAGTTGCTAGGGAAGGGATCCACAGATCAGAGACCAGATTTTGTCTTCAGGGAGAGTGGCACAGCTAGTGTGGCTCTGGATCTCAAACTCATTCACTCCTGCAACCTTATCAAGGTGACTCTTCTTAAGCGAAGTGATCCAGAGGGGTCAGTGGGAGGTCGGGAAGCAGAGGGAGCACGACCCATCCCTCTGGCCCAGCAGGTGGGTGGTCAGATGCCTGAGGGTAGCCACTGGGCCAGAGTGAGCCTGCGGGTGTCCTTCCAGGTTCATAACGGCACAGCGGTGTTCTTCACACTGGACTGTGTACGTGGACGGGTCAACCAGATCAGTcaccaaacaggaagtggagtaTCAATCCTCTGGGTGGCAgcataacataaaaataaaactatgttGTGCTGATCGTGGTTTCTGGTTCAGTGGATCAGATGTTAAGCCATTTATATGATGG
This portion of the Scatophagus argus isolate fScaArg1 chromosome 13, fScaArg1.pri, whole genome shotgun sequence genome encodes:
- the si:ch211-252f13.5 gene encoding uncharacterized protein si:ch211-252f13.5: MARISTIFSLCVIYIHSGAQSVSESCRGTRCFSGQEWRRACVGAHCQGQTEPVASRRQFQHSAQSRQGQVYPSYQQDANFNHQQAQSAPLAPYTIIQPQSGGFAQHAGTDGTRRTNPRTITAEVFHPGCAGGTCPATVSHHQTNDDSASRECKGIGCKLPLRMRQKPKPCVGDGCGAHGGDDGRGNSSPVHVTDRAAQFLDELPDFGSERGAWIQLTCDMKPGTNEVPSEDALVLQLQLSKSQEKLVEALKSQQDEVKLLQRLLSEQQGTLVSQQREILEQQRRMYEQMEQVKAQYNILIDGVKQTSFQNVQGELDSHLETLSGQVRAHQAQQALSLHKVDMEANVMEVGRSLLACGSCGPDEYCSFSSGHPRCDKCTICPAGFFLVAQCSVHADRICQDRDECLEISDLCGDQQKCLNTPGGFRCQGMTEHDAKSGMCGHGYFYNSDMDECQACNECDGVITTSPCTFTTDTICSGPAAGDSALSLSWAGDVSLPPTTGHILSHAFSSVQLHIQGRRDAGLVSPEDGRLVLRQHGLVWLDENLSVSHGCRSFIQVCLRMNNTDSSEDRDVSGIRIEQQEGRALQSTSISGVAEVAPGHMISLFLRSASQHCNQSSEGLQLYNPSASPLSLLWLSHDTGAVAMTAQAMVSAHYHTNYRPVFRITSTSDPYVVGVTHDGRGIRFTESGTMRFVFQQALYSMGQACVSEGFQLLAYLNQNGTGMELCRSFKPGVHYRDTSISLSGASKVGPGDTLGFEILSPAQCNVRFFGDETGISTLSLVWVPAAISSSLSASVAHFGLPSGAVRNKPLLFRQTSGQVSQIELLGKGSTDQRPDFVFRESGTASVALDLKLIHSCNLIKVTLLKRSDPEGSVGGREAEGARPIPLAQQVGGQMPEGSHWARVSLRVSFQVHNGTAVFFTLDCVRGRVNQISHQTGSGVSILWVAA